In a genomic window of Methanogenium sp. S4BF:
- a CDS encoding SDR family oxidoreductase, producing the protein MHYVVTGGSGFIGSNLTEALSVNHDVTIIDNLSTGRRENLDGLVDLENVTFVEGSITDLDLLMDAFHNKDGIFHQGAIPSVPRSVADPIATNKAGIDGTLNVLVAAKECGVRKVVYASSSSVYGDTPTLPKHEGMIPNPMSPYAVTKITGEYYCSVFSRLYDLQTVCLRYFNVFGPRQDPASTYSAVIPKFVNRLLAGEAPVIYGDGEQTRDFTYIKNVIQANVKAMESDASGVFNIACGDRISLNKLATTIMEILDIGIEPVYEASRPGDVRDSLADISAARSAFGYEPEYTMKQGLEETIQWYKNQ; encoded by the coding sequence ATGCATTACGTGGTCACAGGGGGTTCGGGGTTTATCGGCTCGAATCTCACTGAAGCATTGTCAGTAAATCATGACGTTACGATAATTGATAATTTATCGACCGGTCGGAGAGAGAATCTGGACGGTCTTGTTGATTTAGAGAATGTCACCTTTGTTGAAGGAAGTATCACTGATTTGGACCTTCTTATGGATGCGTTCCATAATAAAGACGGCATCTTTCATCAGGGGGCAATCCCTTCCGTCCCCCGTTCAGTTGCAGACCCCATTGCGACAAACAAGGCAGGAATTGATGGCACACTGAATGTGCTAGTCGCAGCCAAAGAGTGCGGTGTCAGGAAGGTTGTCTATGCATCGTCTTCTTCGGTGTATGGTGATACACCTACCCTTCCCAAACACGAAGGCATGATACCAAATCCCATGTCCCCGTACGCGGTGACAAAAATCACCGGTGAGTATTATTGCTCTGTGTTTTCTCGTCTCTATGATCTTCAGACTGTCTGCCTGCGCTACTTCAATGTGTTTGGCCCACGTCAGGACCCTGCTTCCACGTATTCTGCAGTGATTCCAAAATTTGTGAACCGTCTTCTTGCCGGAGAGGCCCCGGTTATCTATGGGGACGGTGAGCAGACCCGCGATTTTACGTATATCAAAAATGTCATTCAGGCAAATGTGAAGGCTATGGAAAGTGACGCATCCGGTGTCTTTAATATCGCCTGTGGTGACCGTATCTCACTGAATAAACTTGCCACAACAATAATGGAAATACTTGATATTGGGATTGAACCGGTGTATGAAGCGTCACGTCCTGGTGATGTCCGTGATTCACTCGCAGATATATCTGCTGCACGCTCAGCCTTTGGCTACGAACCGGAATATACAATGAAACAGGGACTTGAGGAGACAATACAATGGTACAAAAACCAGTAA
- a CDS encoding nucleotide sugar dehydrogenase: MVQKPVTEMTACVVGLGYVGLPLAKAFAEKIRTIGYEIVEAKAKEIAATSTTPLIVTSDPALLRQADFVAICVPTPVMKTKEPDLSYVKSAATIVGQNLKLGAIVVLESTVYPGVTEDIVMPILEQESGLICGKDFKVGYSPERINPGDDAHELAKITKIVAGMDAESGDTLSEIYSLVTTVYRAPDIRTAEAAKVIENIQRDLNIALMNELALVFHKMGIDTREVIKAAGTKWNFHQYRPGLVGGHCIPVDPYYLVYKAQELGYHPQVILAGRAINDSIPKHVADLAIKEINRAGKVIRDSKVLIMGLTYKENVPDTRESPVAEMIRELKEFDVDVYGYDPLLRSGEIERFGAQPIISLHDIDGSMDCIIINSPHDVFASLTLNSMFSICNGRPIIIDVTGMLKRNDAVTGDYTYCTL; encoded by the coding sequence ATGGTACAAAAACCAGTAACAGAGATGACCGCCTGTGTGGTGGGCCTTGGATATGTGGGCCTGCCGCTTGCAAAAGCTTTTGCAGAAAAAATACGGACAATCGGGTATGAAATTGTCGAAGCAAAAGCGAAGGAGATCGCAGCAACGAGCACAACACCGCTGATTGTTACATCAGACCCGGCGCTGTTACGACAAGCAGATTTCGTTGCTATCTGTGTCCCAACACCGGTCATGAAGACAAAGGAGCCTGATCTTTCCTATGTTAAATCCGCTGCCACCATTGTTGGTCAGAACCTGAAACTTGGTGCAATCGTTGTTCTTGAGTCAACTGTTTATCCAGGTGTCACGGAAGATATCGTAATGCCTATTCTCGAACAGGAATCTGGTCTTATATGTGGAAAGGACTTCAAGGTTGGCTATTCCCCTGAGCGGATCAACCCGGGTGATGATGCCCATGAACTCGCGAAGATCACCAAGATCGTTGCGGGGATGGATGCAGAGTCCGGCGACACACTTTCTGAAATCTATAGCCTTGTCACTACTGTCTACCGTGCTCCAGACATCAGAACCGCTGAGGCGGCGAAGGTCATAGAGAACATCCAGCGTGATCTAAACATCGCTCTGATGAATGAACTTGCCCTTGTCTTTCATAAGATGGGCATTGACACACGGGAAGTCATCAAGGCTGCAGGGACGAAATGGAACTTCCACCAGTACCGTCCCGGCCTCGTCGGTGGGCATTGCATTCCGGTCGACCCCTACTATCTTGTCTATAAGGCTCAGGAACTCGGCTACCACCCACAGGTGATCCTGGCAGGTCGTGCGATCAACGACTCCATACCAAAGCACGTTGCTGATCTGGCGATCAAAGAGATTAACCGTGCTGGTAAAGTGATCCGAGACTCGAAGGTTCTTATCATGGGCCTTACATATAAAGAGAATGTTCCCGACACTCGGGAGAGCCCGGTTGCAGAGATGATCCGTGAATTAAAGGAATTCGATGTGGATGTTTATGGATATGACCCACTCCTTCGGTCTGGGGAGATTGAGCGGTTTGGTGCACAGCCTATTATCTCACTTCATGATATTGACGGTTCTATGGATTGTATCATCATCAACTCCCCACATGATGTGTTTGCATCGCTTACATTGAATAGTATGTTTTCGATCTGCAATGGGAGGCCTATCATTATTGATGTAACTGGGATGTTGAAGAGAAATGATGCAGTGACGGGGGACTATACGTATTGTACTCTATAA